TCCTGATGGTACTGACAATTATTCAGTTACACCAACAGCAGATAAATTAGTATTTGAAGACACGATACCAATTTTATTTCAAAATTATTATGCGGAGATCATGACCATTGGTGATAGCATTCATGCTACCTTGGCAAATTTTAATTATACCCGATATGGTCAATCCTATTACGAAGGAGATGAGGAAGAGTTATATTGTGAGCACTATGATCACACGCCGGTTATTTCATTTATAGATACTACCAAGACCCCGGCAGACATTCAGGTGCAGTTTAACGGTCCTGCTAAAATTAGCGGACTGAGTGAATACAGAATTTTTATCGTACCGGAAGCGGAAGTTGATGAATTTACAGTTAGTAAGGCCGCAGATATTCCATGGATGAATTATTATAAAGTTATCGAGCCTGTCACGGATCTGAATGTAGAGCTGCCGGCCAACCTTCCGGATATAAACGGAGATACTGTTACTCTCGAAAAAAGATATGCAGTCATTATTGCCCTATTCGATACAAATATTCCGGCGAAGATCGCTATATCGTCTCCGTCTGAAATGTTCAATTTTATTAGCGATGAAGGAAACTTACCCTTGCCATATTCCTATATTTATAACGACGTATTATATGTGATCAGCAAAGACGATCAGCCGTATACTTTAATTATGTACAATATGGCTGGCATAACGGTGATGACTTATGAAATAACATCAGCCATAACATTAATTGACCTCAGCGACTTACCCAAAGGGACTTATATCATTAAAAGTAAATCCGCGGCAGGATTGCCCGTTACTAAAGTATTTATCGGGCATGCAGGGTATTGAATTGTGCATTTTTAATAAGTAAAATGATGACCACTATCTTGGAGACAAAATGTTAAAGGAAATTTACTCTTTATGGTTCAACAAATTAATTTAAATAATTATTATTTTTTTACTCGACAAAACTTTACCATCACTTAAAATACTTATAATATAAATTCCTGATGGATAAGATTTTAAGTCAACTATTGTTTGATTGCCAGTAATTTCATTTAATAATATCGTTTGACCCAAATAGGAGGAAATATTATAGGTTATATCTTTTAATTTATTTATCTCATCAATATTAATCGTTACCTGATTATCAAAATTTATGATCTCAATTTCCGGAAAATAGTTTGGTTCACTTATTGAGGTTGACGCCGTGTCTTCCGAAATTAAATAACAGGAAAGATCGCGGTTGTAGCCATCTCCGGTTGCAGAAATAACTGCATAATAGTACTTATTTAAATCGATTGATTCTCCTGTAACGGTATAAATGTTATCACTTAAATTAACAGAATAATATGGAGCACCTGTTTTTGGAACTGAAGTGCTGTATCCGTCTAGCAATAAATTATTGAGATCAAAGCCTTCTGTCGGATCTTCTATCAACCCAATTTTATATGATCCAATATCACTTTCGTCTTCATCTTTACTGAAGATCACTGTTAGGTCTGCAGCTGTGCCAGTATCATCAACTTTTATAACAGATGAACCAAGTGAAAGTGAACATGACTGTTTAATAGCTTTGAAAATTGGGCAAGGAGTTGATAATGTAATATGCGAGGTATCTCCATCGAGTGGAATTTTCATAAAATATGCCGTATAATAATTATCAGGATCATAATTGTCGCCATTTATAGTTTTAGTTGTTGCATCAAAATATTTATAAATGTAGGTATATGGAATTATTGTATCTCCACTGATTGTACTATAATTTGATGGATCTAAAGCCATTGCATCTGAAACTGAAAAATTAGTTGCATCAGAAAAATTATCAATTAAATAAATTCTTAATTCTGAATAATCTGTTAAATATGCGGAAGAATATTTATACACCAACTCCGAAAAATCGTCAGCATCCGTAGAATTAATAAATATAGGATCAATATTTTCTCCGGGAACATTTGTGTAACATGCGATAGGTGTATTTGCTAATGTTTCGTATCCAAGATCATAAATTACCAGCGAATAATCAATGCCATACCAGTCATCAAAATAGAATTCGTTGTCAATATCGCCTATTGACAACCTCACCCAACCATAATGTATGGAATCCTCGATATTTAATTTAATGGGCAAATAATTGTTAAAACCATTAAAATTACCTTGTGAATACACATTATAACCAGTCCCGGAAGTCCAGCTTCTCCATGCAGTTGCAATATTTTGGCCATCATCTTTCCAACCAATAAATTCATCAACAATGGAACCTGCGTTAAAAGCATAAACATTATACGCATTTAAATCGTATAATTCGTAATCTTCCTCTGCTCCAATTGCGATCACTTTGTCATAAATTTCTACACCTATCGATGCATAACCTCCCGAAGACTCATAATCAAATACAAGATCATCTATCCCGTTGTCATCAATATCAATTCGAAGGGTGTCATGAGATATAAAAGGAGAATTCCATTTAACAATTCTGAGATCCTGGTCAAAATCCAATATTGTAACTTGAGCATTCAATTTGTTGAGACCAACGAATGAAGTAGCCAAAATTGCATATGCTTCAAGTGAATATTTGCTGCGTTTCATTATGTAGTGGAGGTTAGCTCTTATAAAATTAGTCCAAAAATCGGAATTTGAAGTAGTAATTGTTTGAAATGCATCATTTTTTGTGTGAATTGTAGTATATATTTAGTAAGGTAGGATTTTTAAATTCTTTGTTGAGTTCTGATTTACCTATACCATTCTCCATTAGCAAAACTTTTAAACTTCCCTCTTTATGCAATCCCTTCACTTTTGCATCCGATAAGAAAATCATTCACTTAACCAACTAAAACCAATTGTATGAGACCCATTTTCTTAATTTTCGGAATTGTTTTTTTATTGCTTAATGCTTGTTCATCTAATTCGATGGAGGAAAGTAAAAGTTCGCAAGAGCAAACCAAGGTTTTACTAAAAACGAATGCACCGGTCACTATTACCGATTTGGAACCAACGGTAATTCCGGAGGATAGAAAGATCATTAAATCCGGAGAAGTAGTTTTCGAAACAAATAACGTTTCTGAGACAGAAAAATTCTTAAAATCTGCCGTTAAACAATTTGATGCATTCATTGCGATGGAATCGATAAGAAGTATTGACAGTGTTGATCAAAATGTAATAGAGATAAGAGTTCCTGCAGTTTATTTTGATGCTTTGTTGAGTGCTGTTTCCATTCAGGCTGGTAGTTTGATAAAAAAGGAAATTTCTTCAGAAGATGTCACCGAAGAATATGTTGATACGGAATCGCGTATTCGCTCTGAAAAGCAATTGGAAGCGCGTTATTTCGAGTTATTAAAAAATTGCAAGACCATAGATGAGATGCTTAAAATGGAAGCCGTATTATTAAAGGTGCGCACAGCAATTGAAGTTTCTCAGGGAAGATTGAATTATATAGATGCAAGATCAAATTACAGCACCTTGCGCATCATTTATTATGAGCCGCAAAAGAATATTGCATTAGTTTCCTCTCCAACTTATTTCGATCATATTAAATCAGCATTTAATTCGGGTTGGATATTTGTGCAGAAATTATCCATTGGATTAATTACTATTTGGCCATTGCTCATTTTTACAGGAGCGGGGTTGTTTATTGTTTGGAGGATAAGGAGGACGAAGATGCGGAAGGGGATTGTAAGTTGAAACCTGTAGTTAAAAGGAGTTATTATGTTAAATCGTGATTTGACTTTTAGAGCTGGGAAAAGCAGCATCGGCAGTAAACAATCCTATATCCCATTTCCCATGTCCTATATCAGTCCTTTATCCTGTGTCCTTCATCCTATGTCCCAATTCCCATGTCCTATATCAGTCCTATGTCCATCATCCTAAATCCCTTTCCCTATCTTTGCACAATGACCGATTTTTTATCCAAAGAATACTGGGAAGAACGTTACGCAACCGGCGAAACTGCCTGGGATATGGGTATTGTTTCTCCTCCCTTAAAAGCCTATTTTGATCAACTGACCAATAAGGATCTGAGCATATTAATTCCCGGAGCAGGTAATTCGCATGAAGCGGAATATCTAGCAAATGCAGGGTTTACAAATATTACCGTGATCGATATCGCCGCCGCACCTGTAGAGCGATTAAAAAATGTATTGGGAGATTTTATTGATGATACATGCCACGTAATTCAAACCGATTTTTTTGAACATCAAGGTGAATATGATCTTGTAGTAGAACAAACATTTTTTTGCGCTCTTCCGCGATCCATGCGCGAAGATTATGTAAAAAAAATGTCGGAATTATTATCTCCCCAGGGAAAAATAACCGGAGTAATGTTCAAAACAGAATTCGAAAATCCGGGTCCCCCCTTTGGCGGAACACCGGATGAATATCGCAAATTATTTGAACCACTTTTTGAAATAAAAATATTGGAAAATTGTTATAACTCACATCCAAAAAGAGAAAAGAATGAAGTATTTGTTCAATTTGTGAAACGCGGTTAAAACAAAAGTTTTATTTCATATTAAATTTCGATTTAATAAAGATCAGACTTTTTGCATAGGCATCTGCTGCTAATTCAGCATTGTGTTTTGGATTGCTCGGATTTGCAAATGCGTGATCCGCATCGTATTCTTCCACTTTTAAAGGTTTATTCAGTGCAAGCATATCTGCTTTAAATTGATCAACTACTGTTGCTGTTATCCATTTATCTTTATTAGGCCAGATCATTAAAACATCGGCATTTAATTTGGAAAGTTTTGCTGTATCTGTTTCCGGGAAATCCGTAATACATAACGCTTCCTACAGCCTTTTCACCCGCTGCAATGCCCGCCTGTAAAGAAAATGCACCACCCATACACCAACCTATAGTTACGATCTCCGCTTTTTTTCCGACGTGATCCAATACACCCTCCAGTATTATTTTTGCTCTTTGCTGATCAAGGTTTTTCATATAGTTCTGCGCGCTGTCTTTTGTAATTGCCACTTTACCGTCGTACATATCAATTGCAAGAACATTTACATTTCCCCCAAGATCTTTATATAATTTTTCTGATTCCAATCTTATATAATCATTTAATCCCCACCACTCATGAAATACCAATAAATATTTATCGGTTTTTTCTGTTGCTTTAAGAGCAAATGCATTTGCATCTTTTCCATCACTGCATTTAAATGTGATCATTTCCCCATTTTCGCTGATAAAATTAAAAGGCAAAGGTTCATCATGCATATTTACAAAAGCAAGATCATCCGTAAATGCCGCAAATCTTTCAGGTGCCGAACAGCAACTTGCATTTTGAGCAAATGCATAGTTGATTCCTATAATGCTGATTATTAATACGATTATTTTTTTCATAATTGTTGATATTTATTGGTTAAAATTAATGAAAAATGAGGGAAATGAACAAAGAGTGCGTAAAAAGGGGGGAACGCTGATGACGCGGATTTGGCGGATTTAAAGGATAAAAAAAATAAATAATTCGGAATTGGGGAGCGAGTGAGGCTCTCGCTCTTCGCGAGGGTCTCACTAGTGGTAAACAACCCGCGGCTCTTGCTCATGGCGAGGGTCTCACTAACGGTA
The genomic region above belongs to Bacteroidota bacterium and contains:
- a CDS encoding DUF4349 domain-containing protein — translated: MRPIFLIFGIVFLLLNACSSNSMEESKSSQEQTKVLLKTNAPVTITDLEPTVIPEDRKIIKSGEVVFETNNVSETEKFLKSAVKQFDAFIAMESIRSIDSVDQNVIEIRVPAVYFDALLSAVSIQAGSLIKKEISSEDVTEEYVDTESRIRSEKQLEARYFELLKNCKTIDEMLKMEAVLLKVRTAIEVSQGRLNYIDARSNYSTLRIIYYEPQKNIALVSSPTYFDHIKSAFNSGWIFVQKLSIGLITIWPLLIFTGAGLFIVWRIRRTKMRKGIVS
- a CDS encoding SAM-dependent methyltransferase, with translation MTDFLSKEYWEERYATGETAWDMGIVSPPLKAYFDQLTNKDLSILIPGAGNSHEAEYLANAGFTNITVIDIAAAPVERLKNVLGDFIDDTCHVIQTDFFEHQGEYDLVVEQTFFCALPRSMREDYVKKMSELLSPQGKITGVMFKTEFENPGPPFGGTPDEYRKLFEPLFEIKILENCYNSHPKREKNEVFVQFVKRG
- a CDS encoding T9SS type A sorting domain-containing protein is translated as MKRSKYSLEAYAILATSFVGLNKLNAQVTILDFDQDLRIVKWNSPFISHDTLRIDIDDNGIDDLVFDYESSGGYASIGVEIYDKVIAIGAEEDYELYDLNAYNVYAFNAGSIVDEFIGWKDDGQNIATAWRSWTSGTGYNVYSQGNFNGFNNYLPIKLNIEDSIHYGWVRLSIGDIDNEFYFDDWYGIDYSLVIYDLGYETLANTPIACYTNVPGENIDPIFINSTDADDFSELVYKYSSAYLTDYSELRIYLIDNFSDATNFSVSDAMALDPSNYSTISGDTIIPYTYIYKYFDATTKTINGDNYDPDNYYTAYFMKIPLDGDTSHITLSTPCPIFKAIKQSCSLSLGSSVIKVDDTGTAADLTVIFSKDEDESDIGSYKIGLIEDPTEGFDLNNLLLDGYSTSVPKTGAPYYSVNLSDNIYTVTGESIDLNKYYYAVISATGDGYNRDLSCYLISEDTASTSISEPNYFPEIEIINFDNQVTINIDEINKLKDITYNISSYLGQTILLNEITGNQTIVDLKSYPSGIYIISILSDGKVLSSKKIIII